The genomic region GCGGTAAAGTACGGGAAGTGTATAATATCAATGACGAACTTTTGGTAATGGTTGCTACCGACCGGCTATCGGCTTTTGATGTCGTAATGCCAAAAGGAATCCCTTATAAAGGTCAGATTCTTAACCAAATTGCAACCAAATTCATGCAGTTAACGGCCGATATCGTACCCAATTGGTTAATCGCGACGCCCGATCCGAATGTTGCCGTAGGACACTTATGTGATCCGTTTAAAGTAGAAATGGTCATCAGAGGTTATCTATCCGGACATGCGGCACGCGAATATGCTTTAGGAAAGCGTATGCTTTGCGGTGTAGCACTAGCGGAAGGTTTAAAAGAAAACGACAAATTCCCGGAACCGATTATCACACCATCGACTAAAGCAGACAATGGGGAACATGACGAAGACATTTCACGTGAAGATATCCTGGCGAAAGGAATTGTTTCGGAAGAAGATTATCTTGTTTTAGAAAAATATACCCGGGCGTTATTCCAAAGAGGCACTGAAATCGCAGCCAGTAAAGGCTTGATTTTGGTGGATACCAAATATGAATTCGGAAAAACAAAAGACGGAAAAATCGTTTTAATCGACGAGATCCACACACCGGATTCGTCCCGTTATTTTTATGCCGATGGTTATCAGGAGCGTCAGGATAAGAACGAAGCGCAAAAACAATTGTCGAAAGAATTTGTACGCCAATGGTTAATTGCCAACGGTTTCCAGGGGAAAGACGGACAACAGATTCCGGAAATGACCGACGAATATATTGCAACCGTTTCCGATCGTTATATTGAGTTATACGAAAACATTTTAGGCGAATCGTTTGTAAAAGCCGATATTTCGAATATTGATGCACGTATCGAAAAAAATGTGTTAGCGTTTTTAAGCAGCAAATAAGATTTTTAAATCAAAAATAGAATAGAGGACCGTTATGAAACGGTCCTTTTTTTTCTCCTAATACCTGACAGGTTTTAAAAAACCGGCTGGTATAGCGGCTGAGAGTGGACATTTTACGATCTGTTTGATGTTAAAATTCTATAAAAAACCGACTTTTTTCAACAATGTCTGGCATTGTCTTATTGTTGTCCTTTTTAAATGATAAATATTCTGATTTTTAATATGTTATATGCTTTTGATAACGTTGTAATTGCAAAAAAACAAGCCAAAACAGCATAATTTCGTTGCTCTAGGGGCTTTTTTGTAAGTGTTTCAGGGTTAGTTATTTAGTTGATCATATTGTCCGTTTTTGTCCTATCGCAGCATTCTGTTTTTAACTACATTAGCTTTCGGGATTTGATAGGTTTTTCAGCGCGATAACATTTTAACATCTGACAGGTTTTTAAAACCTGTCAGATGTAAGATATAGATGAACAATATTGACCAATTAGCGGCTTTATTGTCCGTTTTGAATGGGAATAAAGAGGTATTTTTTAGTTAAATTGCTGTATGCCAATTTACTAAAATCAATATTGTTATGTCACATTTCGATACATCCGATAAAAAAATACATCAGGGAAGGAATATCAAACGTTTTCGGGAAATGTTAGGAATCAAACAGGAAGCTTTGGCTTGTGATCTTGGCGAAGACTGGAATCAGAAAAAAGTATCGTTGATGGAACAACGGGAAACGATCGAAACCGATATACTGGCTCAGGTAGCTACGATATTTAAAATACCTGTGGAGGCTATTGAAAATCTTGACGACGATATGGCAATACATATTATTACCAATACATTTAATATTGAAAAAAACGATGGATGTGTAGGAGGTAACGGTAATGGAGGAAACTTAAATTCAAGTCCGTTTACAGTAAATCCGATAGATGAGATCAGGCAATTGCATCAGGAAAAGATTGCTTTGTACGAGCGGATGTTAAAAGAGAAAGACGAAATGATCGCCCGATTGGATCAGTTAATTCAGGAAAATAGTGCTCCTAAAAATAGGGGATAATCGCTAATAACCAGCGAACAAGAAAATTGGAAACACCAAACACCTGACAGGCTTTTAAAACCTGTCAGGTGTAGACGAAGAAATGATTAGGTTTACGAATGTATGTTGTATGATTTGCGATATCGAATTAAAAATACAATAGTACTCAAACAGTTAAAAAAATAGTAGTTTTCATAAAGTGGGGTTACCCTAAGCACTGCAAGCTTCTGACGGGTTTTTAAACCTGTCAGTTGCAGCGGTGTTAACGAGAGTTGTAACTGTTGTGTTCTTTATAAAACGATATGAAATCAAAAAAAATGTTGTAAAAATATTCGGAATCATTCGTAACTGTTTTTTTTGTACATTGCCTGTAATCAACCAAATCACCCCATTATGAAACAATATGTTATCCTGGCTGTATCGTTACTGTTTACGGTAGGCATGTACAGTCAGAAGAAAAAAGCAGGAGGTAAGGCACCGGCGGCAAAAAGTCAGACAACCGTTTTGGCAAAGGCAGATGATCTTACAGCTGAGCTGATCAAAAATAAAAACCAGCAGACTTTTTATGTTTTCCGAAATGAAAAAGGAACCAAAAAAGACACACTATTGGTAAAAGCAATCGACAAAGCGTTGCCGTCCGAATGTAAGATCACAACCTTTAAAGCAAAAGACACGCCGCTATGTTGTATTACCTGGACCGAAAAGAATATAACCGAAACCAAAACCAAAAACGAAGAGGCGTTGAGTACCTATTCGGAAATCTGGGAACCGGCGACGAAAACGCAAATATTGAGTAATGTGCAAACCACGACAAAAATTAAGGAAATCGTTTTTTTAGATAAAGGACAAAATGCTTCGGAAACTCAGGAACGCATGAGAAGAGAAGGTTTTGAGTTTACGCTAACCGGAGAAGGGGATGTGATCCTAAAAAATAAATCGCAGGAAAGTCGGATGACGTACAATCCTACGGATAAAAAATATGTGAACAACGTTCCGGCTAGTGCCGCTCCGGCGAAGAAGAAAAGATAAATTATTACACCTGACAGGTTTTTAAAACCTGTCAGGTGTAATATTCACAACGCTTTATAAAATTAGAAAGTAAAACCTTTTAGCTTTTGATAAGTTGCTAAAACAAAAAAGGGATCATTTTTAAAATGAACTGCCCCCAAAAAGTTAGACACTATTTGGGGGCATTTTTTATGGAAAGAAAAGTCAAGTACAATTATGAATTTAAACTTCATTGTGTAGAAGAAGTATTAAATAAAAACCGCTCAAAGGGCTCAGTTGCTCAGGAGCAAGAAATTAGTAAAACTAATCTTGGAAGATGGATAAACTTCTATCTTAAGTATGGAAAAGAAGGTCTGTTATCCCGTAAGAATCAGAATTACAGTTCCGATTTTAAGCTAAAAGTTATACGTACCATTGATCAGAAGTGTTTATCTTTGAGTCAGGCCTGTTTATTTTTCAACATTCCCAATGATGGGATAATCTTGGCCTGGCAGCGTCAATTTAAAAACCATGGCGCACCAGGTTTAGTACAAAAACCAAAAGGAAAACCCATATCGATGACTTACAAAAGAGCTAAAAAGAAATCCGATAAACCTTTGACCAGAGAAGAAGAGCTTTTACTGGAAAATGAATCTTTACGTGCTCAAGTAGCCTATTTAAAAAAGTTACAAGCCTTAATTCAAGCAGAAGAAGCCGAGCAAAACAAAAGGCACAAACCATAGAGGAATTAAGGCATAACCATGATCTATCTCTTTTATTGGATCATGCAAATATGGCACGGATTAGTTATTATTATCATCAAAAGAGAAACGCTGTTATTGACAAATATACAGAGCTTAAAGAGTTGATTAAATCGATCTATCATTCTCATAAAGGTCGTCTGGGCTATCGCCGTATCACTCTTGAGATAAGGAATAAAGGTTTTGTAATTAATCACAAGACTGTATTGAAACTAATGAAAGTTTTAGGGCTTAAGAGTTTAATAAGAGTTAAGAAATATAAATCGTATAAAGGAGAACATGGCAAGATAGCACCTAATATATTACAACGGAATTTTAAAGCAGAACAACCCAATCAAAAATGGGCAACTGATATAACCGAATTCAATGTAAAGGGAAAGAAGCTATACTTGTCTCCTGTCATTGATCTATTTAATGGAGAAATAATAAGCTATGAATTATCAGAAAGGCCAAATTTTGAACAGGTCACTAATATGCTTAAAAAGTCATTTAGGAAAATAGCAGATAATACTGGGCTTATATTGCACTCTGATCAAGGATGGCAATACCAAATGAAACAATATCAAAGATTATTGAAGGACAAGGGAGTTACTCAAAGTATGTCAAGAAAAGGGAATTGCTTAGACAATGCTGTTATAGAAAACTTTTTTGGTATTATTAAATCAGAGTTGTTTTATCTTCAAAAGTTTAAATCAACAGAACATTTAAAACAAGAGCTTAAAAAGTACATAAGCTATTACAATAACAATAGAATTAAACTTAATTTAAATGGAATGAGCCCGGTGAAATACCGAGCTCATTATTGTCAAATTTAATTATAAATTTGTCTAACTTTTTGGGAGCACTCTAAAATGATCCCTTTTTTAGTTACGTTATACCTGAGAGGTTTTCGAAACCTGTCAGGTGTAGGAATGAATTATTGCGTTCCACCACCTAGCGCTTTATATAGCATGATGATGGCATTAAACTGTCGGTATTTATTATCGATAAGATCCAATTCGCTGCTTAAAGCAGAGTTCTTTGCCGTTAATACTTCCAAATAATTTACAAAACCGTGGTTTAACAACTCGTCCGAATAGTTGGCTGCTTTTTTAAGTGCATCCACTTGTTTTTCACGGATTACCAGTTTTCCGGTTTCGTTTTTATACTGAGATAATGCATCCGAAACTTCTTTCCCGGCTGTTAACAGGGATTGTTCAAATTGTAAATAGGCTTTTTCCTGATTCGCTTTAGCAACCTCATATTTGGTTCTAATTTGTCGCTGATTAAAGATCGGTTGTGTTAAACCGGCAACGATATTCGCAAACAGGGAATTGGTGCTAAACCATTCTTTTAACTGTAAACTTTGGAAACCTCCGGAAGCCGTTACCGTAAAGGATGGATAGAAATTACTACGCGCTACATTGGTCATCTCAAAATTAGAGATCAGGTTGTATTCCGCGGCCATTACATCCGGTCTTTTAGCTAATAAATCGGCAGGAACACCCAGGTTTACATCTACATTCATCGCTTGGCCAGCAAGGGTTCCTCTTTCGATTTTACCCGGCGACTGTCCCAATAAAATAGACAGGGTGTTTTCCATGATCACAATGTTATTTTTTAAATCGGCAATGATCAACTCGGTAGCATATTTCTGTGCTTCCGTTTGTTTCACCGCTACTTCGTTAACATTTCCGGCGTCTTTTAACGCTTTGATCGTTACCACACTGTTATCGCGGTTGAGTAAGGTTTCTTCGGCTACTTTTAACTGTGCATCCAACGATAACAATTGGTAATAGGTAGAAGCGATACTCGCCAATAATTGTGTTTTTACCGCCTGATTGGCCGCTACCGTCTGTAAATAGGAAGCATTGGCCGCACGTTTGTTACTTCTGATTTTCCCCCAAACATCGGCTTCCCACGATAAGTTTCCGGCCAATTGGTATTGGTCTAAAGCACCATTAAAAAAGGAACCAAACTGGCTGTTTTTGGCCAACTCCTGGTGGGTAAGGCTGGCACCCATGCTAAGCGTAGGCAGGTAACCCATTTTTCCCTGTTTCAGATTCGCTTCGGCTGCTACAATCGACTGCATGGCGATACGGATATCGTAATTGTTCTGTAGTCCTTTTTCGATATAGCC from Flavobacterium sp. WV_118_3 harbors:
- a CDS encoding efflux transporter outer membrane subunit, translated to MKYQKSYKIMVVIAAASVMQSCFVAKNYERPQVKTEALYRTDATATEGASLAGVSWKTLFTDPILQGYIEKGLQNNYDIRIAMQSIVAAEANLKQGKMGYLPTLSMGASLTHQELAKNSQFGSFFNGALDQYQLAGNLSWEADVWGKIRSNKRAANASYLQTVAANQAVKTQLLASIASTYYQLLSLDAQLKVAEETLLNRDNSVVTIKALKDAGNVNEVAVKQTEAQKYATELIIADLKNNIVIMENTLSILLGQSPGKIERGTLAGQAMNVDVNLGVPADLLAKRPDVMAAEYNLISNFEMTNVARSNFYPSFTVTASGGFQSLQLKEWFSTNSLFANIVAGLTQPIFNQRQIRTKYEVAKANQEKAYLQFEQSLLTAGKEVSDALSQYKNETGKLVIREKQVDALKKAANYSDELLNHGFVNYLEVLTAKNSALSSELDLIDNKYRQFNAIIMLYKALGGGTQ
- a CDS encoding IS3 family transposase, coding for MFTCSSSLFKKVTSLNSSRRSRAKQKAQTIEELRHNHDLSLLLDHANMARISYYYHQKRNAVIDKYTELKELIKSIYHSHKGRLGYRRITLEIRNKGFVINHKTVLKLMKVLGLKSLIRVKKYKSYKGEHGKIAPNILQRNFKAEQPNQKWATDITEFNVKGKKLYLSPVIDLFNGEIISYELSERPNFEQVTNMLKKSFRKIADNTGLILHSDQGWQYQMKQYQRLLKDKGVTQSMSRKGNCLDNAVIENFFGIIKSELFYLQKFKSTEHLKQELKKYISYYNNNRIKLNLNGMSPVKYRAHYCQI
- a CDS encoding transposase gives rise to the protein MNCPQKVRHYLGAFFMERKVKYNYEFKLHCVEEVLNKNRSKGSVAQEQEISKTNLGRWINFYLKYGKEGLLSRKNQNYSSDFKLKVIRTIDQKCLSLSQACLFFNIPNDGIILAWQRQFKNHGAPGLVQKPKGKPISMTYKRAKKKSDKPLTREEELLLENESLRAQVAYLKKLQALIQAEEAEQNKRHKP
- a CDS encoding phosphoribosylaminoimidazolesuccinocarboxamide synthase; amino-acid sequence: MNTITTTNFNFPGQKSVYRGKVREVYNINDELLVMVATDRLSAFDVVMPKGIPYKGQILNQIATKFMQLTADIVPNWLIATPDPNVAVGHLCDPFKVEMVIRGYLSGHAAREYALGKRMLCGVALAEGLKENDKFPEPIITPSTKADNGEHDEDISREDILAKGIVSEEDYLVLEKYTRALFQRGTEIAASKGLILVDTKYEFGKTKDGKIVLIDEIHTPDSSRYFYADGYQERQDKNEAQKQLSKEFVRQWLIANGFQGKDGQQIPEMTDEYIATVSDRYIELYENILGESFVKADISNIDARIEKNVLAFLSSK
- a CDS encoding XRE family transcriptional regulator yields the protein MSHFDTSDKKIHQGRNIKRFREMLGIKQEALACDLGEDWNQKKVSLMEQRETIETDILAQVATIFKIPVEAIENLDDDMAIHIITNTFNIEKNDGCVGGNGNGGNLNSSPFTVNPIDEIRQLHQEKIALYERMLKEKDEMIARLDQLIQENSAPKNRG